A single Falco naumanni isolate bFalNau1 chromosome 20, bFalNau1.pat, whole genome shotgun sequence DNA region contains:
- the DUSP23 gene encoding dual specificity protein phosphatase 23 isoform X3, which translates to MGASEPPNFSWVAEGRLAGLAMPRQPGHYRFLLGQGVRHLVSLSERAPPHHGCCPDIQLHRLRVPDFSPPTPRQIQSFLQLVEEANACGEAVAVHCMLGHGRTGTMLACYLVKAQKMNGSDAIREIRRLRPGSIETREQEQAVIQFYQHIRTEEDSKV; encoded by the exons ATGGGGGCGTCCGAGCCCCCCAACTTCTCGTGGGTGGCGGAGGGGCGGCTGGCAGGCCTGGCCATGCCACGGCAGCCGGGGCACTACCGGTTCCTGCTGGGCCAGGGCGTGCGGCACCTGGTGTCGCTGTCAGAGCGGGCGCCCCCGCACCACGGCTGCTGTCCTGACATCCAGCTCCACCGGCTCCGTGTGCCCGACTTCAGCCCCCCGACGCCCAGGCAGATCCAGAGcttcctgcagctggtggaggaggCCAATGCCTGCGGCGAG GCTGTGGCAGTGCACTGCATGCTGGGGCATGGCCGGACGGGCACCATGCTGGCCTGCTACCTGGTGAAGGCACAGAAGATGAATGGCAGCGACGCCATCCGGGAGATCCGGCGACTGCGACCTGGCTCCATCGAGACGCGGGAGCAGGAGCAAGCTGTGATCCAGTTCTACCAGCACATTCG CACTGAAGAGGACAGCAAGGTGTGA
- the DUSP23 gene encoding dual specificity protein phosphatase 23 isoform X1 has protein sequence MSHGCVRGGSRDVGLPQPETARPQRWEQGDPLSSLALSSGCCRKSDCLDPGSPVSTHSLPAADALLQGHRDPRPGAQGVRVSPRDQRRPRAGEGKAQAAAAEHHCAPVVLRRPNPALQPLLHHQGAGRDPPPQAQAQRVPILRGGKFVTFRVPMGITVMGASEPPNFSWVAEGRLAGLAMPRQPGHYRFLLGQGVRHLVSLSERAPPHHGCCPDIQLHRLRVPDFSPPTPRQIQSFLQLVEEANACGEAVAVHCMLGHGRTGTMLACYLVKAQKMNGSDAIREIRRLRPGSIETREQEQAVIQFYQHIRTEEDSKV, from the exons ATGTCGCACGGCTGTGTcaggggtggcagcagggatgtgGGGCTCCCACAGCCTGAAACAGCCAGGCCACAGAGGTGGGAACAGGGAGACCCGCTGTCCAGCCTGGCGCTTTCATCTGGGTGCTGCAGAAAAAGTGACTGCCTAGATCCAGGCTCACCTGTCAGCACCCACTCCCTACCAGCAGCTGATGCTCTTCTGCAAGGTCACAGGGACCCCAG ACCTGGAGCACAAGGTGTTCGTGTTTCCCCAAGAGACCAACGACGCCCACGTGCTGGTGAGGGCAAAGCCCAAGCAGCCGCTGCAGAACATCACTGTGCACCTGTGGTCCTACGCCGACCTAACCCAGCGCTACAGCCTCTCCTGCACCACCAAGGCGCAGGACGGGATCCTCCTCCTCAAGCCCAAGCTCAAAGAGTACCAATTCTACGTGGGGGCAAGTTTGTTACCTTCCGTGTCCCCATGGGGATCACG GTGATGGGGGCGTCCGAGCCCCCCAACTTCTCGTGGGTGGCGGAGGGGCGGCTGGCAGGCCTGGCCATGCCACGGCAGCCGGGGCACTACCGGTTCCTGCTGGGCCAGGGCGTGCGGCACCTGGTGTCGCTGTCAGAGCGGGCGCCCCCGCACCACGGCTGCTGTCCTGACATCCAGCTCCACCGGCTCCGTGTGCCCGACTTCAGCCCCCCGACGCCCAGGCAGATCCAGAGcttcctgcagctggtggaggaggCCAATGCCTGCGGCGAG GCTGTGGCAGTGCACTGCATGCTGGGGCATGGCCGGACGGGCACCATGCTGGCCTGCTACCTGGTGAAGGCACAGAAGATGAATGGCAGCGACGCCATCCGGGAGATCCGGCGACTGCGACCTGGCTCCATCGAGACGCGGGAGCAGGAGCAAGCTGTGATCCAGTTCTACCAGCACATTCG CACTGAAGAGGACAGCAAGGTGTGA
- the DUSP23 gene encoding dual specificity protein phosphatase 23 isoform X2: protein MSHGCVRGGSRDVGLPQPETARPQRWEQGDPLSSLALSSGCCRKSDCLDPGSPVSTHSLPAADALLQGHRDPRPGAQGVRVSPRDQRRPRAGEGKAQAAAAEHHCAPVVLRRPNPALQPLLHHQGAGRDPPPQAQAQRVPILRGGKFVTFRVPMGITVMGASEPPNFSWVAEGRLAGLAMPRQPGHYRFLLGQGVRHLVSLSERAPPHHGCCPDIQLHRLRVPDFSPPTPRQIQSFLQLVEEANACGEAVAVHCMLGHGRTGTMLACYLVKAQKMNGSDAIREIRRLRPGSIETREQEQAVIQFYQHIR from the exons ATGTCGCACGGCTGTGTcaggggtggcagcagggatgtgGGGCTCCCACAGCCTGAAACAGCCAGGCCACAGAGGTGGGAACAGGGAGACCCGCTGTCCAGCCTGGCGCTTTCATCTGGGTGCTGCAGAAAAAGTGACTGCCTAGATCCAGGCTCACCTGTCAGCACCCACTCCCTACCAGCAGCTGATGCTCTTCTGCAAGGTCACAGGGACCCCAG ACCTGGAGCACAAGGTGTTCGTGTTTCCCCAAGAGACCAACGACGCCCACGTGCTGGTGAGGGCAAAGCCCAAGCAGCCGCTGCAGAACATCACTGTGCACCTGTGGTCCTACGCCGACCTAACCCAGCGCTACAGCCTCTCCTGCACCACCAAGGCGCAGGACGGGATCCTCCTCCTCAAGCCCAAGCTCAAAGAGTACCAATTCTACGTGGGGGCAAGTTTGTTACCTTCCGTGTCCCCATGGGGATCACG GTGATGGGGGCGTCCGAGCCCCCCAACTTCTCGTGGGTGGCGGAGGGGCGGCTGGCAGGCCTGGCCATGCCACGGCAGCCGGGGCACTACCGGTTCCTGCTGGGCCAGGGCGTGCGGCACCTGGTGTCGCTGTCAGAGCGGGCGCCCCCGCACCACGGCTGCTGTCCTGACATCCAGCTCCACCGGCTCCGTGTGCCCGACTTCAGCCCCCCGACGCCCAGGCAGATCCAGAGcttcctgcagctggtggaggaggCCAATGCCTGCGGCGAG GCTGTGGCAGTGCACTGCATGCTGGGGCATGGCCGGACGGGCACCATGCTGGCCTGCTACCTGGTGAAGGCACAGAAGATGAATGGCAGCGACGCCATCCGGGAGATCCGGCGACTGCGACCTGGCTCCATCGAGACGCGGGAGCAGGAGCAAGCTGTGATCCAGTTCTACCAGCACATTCGGTAG
- the LOC121080121 gene encoding C-reactive protein has product MGQLQLWLAILAGLSGIVAQEDLSRKVFIFRKDPSDAYVVLRPKLGQPLQNFTVCLRSYTDLTRPYSLFSYATKAQDNEILVLKPKPSEYRFYVGGKFVTFRVPEGHRDWEHICTSWESATGIAEFWLNGKPWPRKGLQRGYTVGAEAAILLGQEQDAFGGGFDVYNSFSGELADVYLWDMGLSPDKMRAAYQSLRLPPSILGWRSLSYEVKGDVVVKPRLREALGP; this is encoded by the exons ATgggccagctgcagctctggcttgCCATCCTGGCCGGACTCTCAGGGATCGTGGCCCAGGAAG ACCTGTCTCGGAAGGTGTTCATCTTCCGGAAGGACCCCAGTGACGCCTATGTGGTGCTGAGGCCCAAGCTCGGGCAGCCACTGCAGAACTTCACTGTGTGCCTGCGGTCCTACACCGATCTAACCCGGCCCTACAGCCTCTTCTCCTACGCCACCAAGGCGCAGGACAATGAGATCCTCGTCCTCAAGCCCAAGCCCAGTGAGTACCGGTTCTACGTGGGGGGCAAGTTTGTCACCTTCCGTGTCCCCGAGGGCCACAGGGACTGGGAGCACATCTGCACCAGCTGGGAATCAGCCACCGGCATTGCTGAGTTTTGGCTCAACGGGAAGCCCTGGCCCCGcaaggggctgcagaggggctACACGGtgggggcagaggcagccaTCTtactggggcaggagcaggatgcCTTCGGGGGTGGCTTCGACGTCTACAACTCCTTCTCGGGTGAGCTGGCCGATGTCTACTTGTGGGACATGGGGCTGTCCCCAGACAAGATGCGAGCTGCCTACCAGTCCCTGCGCCTGCCACCCTCCATCTTAGGCTGGAGGAGCCTGAGCTACGAAGTGAAGGGCGATGTGGTGGTGAAACCCCGGCTCCGGGAGGCACTGGGGCCATGA